In Primulina eburnea isolate SZY01 chromosome 5, ASM2296580v1, whole genome shotgun sequence, a single window of DNA contains:
- the LOC140832894 gene encoding 1-Cys peroxiredoxin: MPGLTIGDTVPDLEFQTTHGNIKLHEYCNNAKFTIIFSHPGDFTPVCTTELGAMAAYADKFEQRGVKLLGFSCDDIQSHQEWIKDIEAYNKNKPVNYPIAADPTREIIKKLNMVEPTDGNTVIPSRALHVVGPDKKIKLSFLYPASTGRNMDEVLRVLDSLEMASKHKISTPANWKPGDPVVISPDVSNDEAKHSFPQGYDRVELPSNKDYLRFTHLE, translated from the exons ATGCCAGGACTCACCATTGGAGACACTGTTCCAGACCTTGAATTTCAGACCACTCATGGAAACATCAAACTCCACGAATATTGCAACAATGCCAAGTTCACCATCATCTTCTCTCATCCAG GTGATTTTACTCCTGTTTGCACGACGGAGCTCGGCGCGATGGCGGCTTACGCCGACAAATTCGAGCAGAGGGGGGTGAAACTGCTGGGATTTTCCTGCGATGATATTCAGTCACACCAAGAATGGATCAAAGACATCGAAGCCTACAACAAGAACAAACCGGTAAACTACCCCATCGCGGCAGATCCCACCAGAGAGATCATCAAGAAACTCAACATGGTGGAGCCTACAGACGGCAACACGGTGATCCCCTCTCGTGCTTTGCATGTCGTTGGGCCCGACAAGAAGATAAAGCTGAGCTTTTTATACCCAGCGAGCACTGGCCGGAACATGGACGAGGTTTTACGGGTTCTGGACTCACTGGAGATGGCGTCGAAGCACAAGATCTCCACGCCTGCAAACTGGAAACCTGGGGACCCAGTGGTGATCTCGCCTGATGTTTCTAATGATGAGGCCAAACACTCCTTTCCCCAAGGATACGACAGGGTTGAACTTCCCTCTAACAAAGATTACCTGCGGTTCACTCATTTGGAGTAG